The Deinococcus aquaedulcis genome includes a window with the following:
- a CDS encoding HD domain-containing protein → MNREQAYALMVQHTPSLSLQRHMLNVEAAMRAYARHWGEDEERYAVTGLLHDFDYEAHPDEHPVWGVTYLREHTDTPPEVLDAIMGHAAYTGTPRDTRLAKTLFAVDELTGLVQAAALIRPDKDVRGVELSSLKKRFKNRAFAAGVNREEVEQGAQELGVPLDEHMARVLRALQDLSPEAAKS, encoded by the coding sequence ATGAACCGCGAGCAGGCTTACGCCCTGATGGTCCAGCACACGCCGTCCCTGTCGCTGCAGCGGCACATGCTGAATGTGGAAGCGGCCATGCGCGCCTACGCCCGCCACTGGGGCGAGGATGAGGAACGGTACGCCGTGACCGGCCTGCTGCACGACTTTGACTACGAAGCCCATCCGGACGAGCACCCGGTCTGGGGCGTGACCTACCTGCGCGAGCACACCGACACCCCGCCCGAGGTGCTGGACGCCATCATGGGCCACGCGGCGTATACCGGCACGCCCCGGGACACCCGGCTGGCCAAAACCCTCTTTGCTGTGGACGAGCTCACTGGGCTGGTGCAGGCCGCCGCCCTGATCCGCCCGGATAAGGACGTGCGCGGCGTGGAACTGTCCAGCCTGAAAAAGCGCTTTAAAAACCGCGCCTTTGCCGCTGGGGTCAACCGCGAGGAGGTGGAACAGGGCGCCCAGGAGCTGGGCGTGCCGCTGGACGAGCACATGGCACGGGTGCTGCGCGCGCTGCAGGACCTGAGCCCAGAAGCGGCCAAGTCATAA